The DNA sequence GAGCGACTCGAGCGCCCGACGCGGCGAGCCGTCCGGCAACACCATCAGCCGGGACCGGGCCTCCTCGGCGTACGACCGCACCGTCTCCCGGGCCCGCTTGAGCGCCGGCGACTCACGCAGCAGTGTGAGCGCCTCGGCGTGCAGGTCGTCGTCGGTCACCGCGCCGGCGCTGAGGATCTCCCGCAGCCGCACCGAAGCGGCGTCCCGGTCGTCGGAGGCCAACGCGTAGAGGACCGGGAGCGTCGGCACGCCCTCCCGCAGGTCGGTGCCGGGGGTCTTGCCCGACTGGGCCGACTCCGACGCGATGTCGAGCAGGTCGTCGGAGAGCTGGAACGCGACCCCGATCGTCTCGCCGTACCCGGCCAGGGCCTCCACGTGCGACGGCTCGGCCGCGCCGAACATCCCGCCGAACCGCGCGGACGTCGCGATCAACGACCCCGTCTTCTCCGCGATCACGTGCAGGTGGTGGGCCACCGGGTCGGCGCCGTCACGCGGACCGGTCGTCTCGGCGATCTGCCCGTGCACGAGCCGGGCGAAGGTGTGCGCCTGGAGCTGGACGGCCTCGGTGCCCAGTCCGGCCGCGATGGCCGACGCCCGCGCGAAGAGGTAGTCGCCGACCAGAATCGCGACCGAGTTGGTCCAGCGGGAGTTCGCGCTGGGCGCACCGCGCCGCACGGACGCCTCGTCCATCACGTCGTCGTGGTAGAGCGTCGCCAGGTGGGTCAACTCCATGACCAGCGCCGCCGGCACGACCAGCGGCGCGTCAGGGTCGCCGAAATGCGCCCCGAGCGACACCAGCAGCGGACGGAACCGCTTGCCACCGGCCTCGACGAGGTGGCTGGCAGCCTCGGTGACGAACGGATCGGCGCTCTCGACACTCGCCCGCAACTCGGACTCGACCGTCGCCAACGTACGGAGGACCGATGCCTCGACCACCGGGTCGGCGAAGTCGACCCCGATCGAGGTCAGCGCCCCGCCGGCCGTGCCCGATCGTCCGCCAACCGTCCTCACCACGCCCCCAACGATGCCACATGCATCGAGTTGGGCCAGGTGCGGGGCTGCTGGCTGCGACGATCGGGCCGGTACGGCGTCATTGCACGAATTCGGCGGCGCTGTTGGTCAGGTCGAGCAACGGCGCCGGCGCGATCCCGAGCACCAGGGTCGCCACCACGCCGATCATCAGCGCGGCAGCGGTGAACGCGCCCGGGATCGACACCGTCGGCGTCGACTCACCCGGCTCGGACAGCCACATCATCACCACGACCCGCAGGTAGGGGAACGCGAGGATCATGCTGGTCAGCACACCCGCGATCACCAGCCAGCTCTGACCACCGTCGAGAGCCGCCCCGAACACCGCGAACTTGCTGGTGAACCCGCTGGTGAGCGGGATACCGGCGAAGGCCAGCAGGATGAACGTGAACGCACCGGCGAGCAGCGGTGAGCGCCGCCCGAGCCCCGCCCAGCGGGACAGGTGGGTCGCCTCGCCGTCCGCGTCCCGGACCAGGGTCAGCAGCCCGAACGCGGCGATGACCGTGAAGCCGTACGCGACCAGGTAGAACATCGTGCTCGACAGCCCGTCCTTGGTCAGCGCCAGGACGCCGACCAGCAGGTAGCCCGCGTTGGCCACCGACGAGTAGGCGAGCAGCCGCTTGAGGTCGGTCTGGGTCACCGCCAGCACCGCACCGACCAGCATGGTCAGGATCGCGATCGCGCCCAGCACCGGCGTGTAGTCCCAGGAGATCCCCTCGAGCGCCACGTACAGCACCCGCAGCAGACCACCGAAGGCCGCGACCTTGGTGCAGGCCGCCATGAACGCCGTGATCGACGTCGGGGCGCCCTGGTAGACGTCCGGCGTCCACACGTGGAACGGGGCGGCGGCGGCCTTGAACAGCAGACCGATGGCGACCATCGCGACACCGGCGAACAGCAGCACCGGGCTCGCGGTCGAGCTGCCCACCGCGGCGTGCACGGTGGCGAAGTCGAC is a window from the Polymorphospora rubra genome containing:
- a CDS encoding polyprenyl synthetase family protein encodes the protein MVGGVVRTVGGRSGTAGGALTSIGVDFADPVVEASVLRTLATVESELRASVESADPFVTEAASHLVEAGGKRFRPLLVSLGAHFGDPDAPLVVPAALVMELTHLATLYHDDVMDEASVRRGAPSANSRWTNSVAILVGDYLFARASAIAAGLGTEAVQLQAHTFARLVHGQIAETTGPRDGADPVAHHLHVIAEKTGSLIATSARFGGMFGAAEPSHVEALAGYGETIGVAFQLSDDLLDIASESAQSGKTPGTDLREGVPTLPVLYALASDDRDAASVRLREILSAGAVTDDDLHAEALTLLRESPALKRARETVRSYAEEARSRLMVLPDGSPRRALESLCDFIADRTS
- the nuoN gene encoding NADH-quinone oxidoreductase subunit NuoN; this translates as MNQLKLPDIDYAAIAPILILFAGACLGVLLEAFLPRKHRHRVQLGLGLLALVGALVMVIVGFDTRTVTAGGALAIDGPTLFLQGAIIILALMALLLMGERSLDHGGPFVAQAAITAGSEADRRQAAREGGATEVYPLALFAIAGMMVFVAANDLLTMFIALEVFSLPLYLLCALARRRRLLSQEAALKYFMLGAYASGFFLFGIALIYGFTAGVATGPDGTSGGVDFATVHAAVGSSTASPVLLFAGVAMVAIGLLFKAAAAPFHVWTPDVYQGAPTSITAFMAACTKVAAFGGLLRVLYVALEGISWDYTPVLGAIAILTMLVGAVLAVTQTDLKRLLAYSSVANAGYLLVGVLALTKDGLSSTMFYLVAYGFTVIAAFGLLTLVRDADGEATHLSRWAGLGRRSPLLAGAFTFILLAFAGIPLTSGFTSKFAVFGAALDGGQSWLVIAGVLTSMILAFPYLRVVVMMWLSEPGESTPTVSIPGAFTAAALMIGVVATLVLGIAPAPLLDLTNSAAEFVQ